One Micromonospora sp. WMMD812 genomic window carries:
- a CDS encoding N-acetylglutaminylglutamine amidotransferase: MCGITGEARFDGSRPDAAAVTRMTEALRSRGPDGEGLWNDDWITLGHRRLTIIDLSDAGAQPMVRTDLGLALVFNGCVYNYPQLREELRDAGYTFHSTSDTEVILVAYARWGERFVDHLVGMFAIGLVDRARRRLVLARDRLGIKPLYLAESPGRLRFASSLPALLRAGDVDTSIDPVALHHYLSWHSIVPAPRTILRGVRKLPPATVRIVEADGRSRDEVYWRPDYVREPADAALDARDWQAAVGDALRTAVRRRLVADVPVGVLLSGGLDSSLIVALLAEAGQEHLRTFSIGFDSRGDESGDEFHYSDLVARTFDTDHQRIHLTDDDLVPALRRTVLAMTEPMGSHDVVGFHLLSEQVARHVKVAQSGQGADEVFAGYGYHQPLTRIPRDAAAAQFAAAFFDRDHAELNRVVDPAYVLDHDASRDLLDAHLAAAGADTALDAVLRLDTHLMLPDDPVKRVDSMSMAWGLEVRTPFLDQDLVTLAARCPPEHKVGQGGKRVLKEVAREVLSADVVDRPKGYFPVPALRNVDGPVRELVTEALRAPAAHERGLFRPEYVARLLAEPDQAEAAAGSNKLWQLGLLELWLQSHGIR, translated from the coding sequence ATGTGCGGCATCACCGGGGAGGCACGCTTCGACGGATCGAGGCCGGACGCCGCGGCGGTCACCCGCATGACCGAGGCGCTGCGCTCCCGGGGCCCGGACGGCGAAGGGCTGTGGAACGACGACTGGATCACCCTCGGGCACCGCCGGCTGACGATCATCGACCTCTCCGACGCCGGCGCCCAGCCGATGGTGCGCACCGACCTCGGCCTCGCCCTCGTGTTCAACGGCTGCGTCTACAACTACCCGCAACTGCGCGAGGAGCTACGCGACGCCGGGTACACCTTCCACTCCACCAGCGACACCGAGGTGATCCTCGTGGCGTACGCCCGGTGGGGCGAGCGGTTCGTCGACCACCTGGTCGGCATGTTCGCTATCGGACTGGTCGATCGGGCCCGGCGGCGGCTCGTGCTGGCCCGCGACCGGCTCGGCATCAAGCCGCTCTACCTCGCCGAGTCCCCCGGCCGGCTCCGGTTCGCCTCCAGCCTCCCGGCGCTGCTGCGCGCCGGTGACGTGGACACAAGCATCGACCCCGTCGCCCTGCACCACTACCTCTCCTGGCACTCGATCGTGCCGGCGCCGCGGACCATTCTGCGCGGCGTACGCAAGCTGCCGCCGGCCACCGTGCGGATCGTGGAGGCCGACGGGCGCAGCCGCGACGAGGTGTACTGGCGGCCGGACTACGTCCGGGAGCCGGCCGACGCGGCCCTGGACGCCCGGGACTGGCAGGCGGCCGTCGGGGACGCGCTGCGCACGGCCGTACGCCGGCGGCTCGTCGCCGACGTCCCCGTCGGCGTCCTGCTCTCCGGCGGCCTGGACTCCAGCCTCATCGTGGCGCTGCTCGCCGAGGCCGGGCAGGAGCACCTGCGCACGTTCAGCATCGGCTTCGACAGCCGAGGCGACGAGTCCGGCGACGAGTTCCACTACTCGGACCTCGTCGCGCGCACCTTCGACACCGACCACCAGCGCATCCACCTCACCGACGACGACCTGGTGCCGGCGTTGCGCCGCACCGTGCTGGCCATGACCGAGCCCATGGGCAGCCACGACGTGGTCGGGTTCCATCTGCTCTCCGAGCAGGTGGCCCGGCACGTCAAGGTGGCCCAGTCCGGGCAGGGCGCCGACGAGGTCTTCGCCGGCTACGGCTATCACCAGCCGCTGACGCGGATACCCCGCGACGCCGCCGCGGCGCAGTTCGCCGCGGCGTTCTTCGACCGGGACCACGCCGAGCTGAACCGGGTGGTCGACCCGGCCTACGTGCTCGACCACGACGCCAGCCGGGACCTGCTGGACGCGCACCTCGCCGCTGCGGGCGCGGACACCGCGCTGGACGCGGTGCTGCGACTGGACACCCACCTGATGCTTCCCGACGACCCCGTCAAGCGGGTGGACAGCATGAGCATGGCCTGGGGTCTGGAGGTGCGCACACCCTTCCTGGACCAGGACCTGGTAACCCTCGCGGCCCGCTGCCCGCCGGAGCACAAGGTCGGACAGGGCGGCAAGAGGGTGCTCAAGGAGGTCGCGCGGGAGGTGCTTTCCGCCGACGTGGTCGACCGCCCCAAGGGCTATTTTCCGGTGCCCGCGCTGCGCAACGTGGACGGTCCGGTCCGCGAACTGGTCACCGAGGCGTTGCGGGCGCCGGCCGCCCACGAGCGCGGGTTGTTCCGCCCGGAGTACGTGGCGCGGCTGCTCGCCGAGCCGGATCAGGCCGAGGCGGCGGCGGGCAGCAACAAGCTCTGGCAGCTCGGCCTGCTGGAACTCTGGCTCCAGTCACACGGCATCCGCTGA
- a CDS encoding MarR family transcriptional regulator: MTEADGDDETLAEAFWGVARRLRHRTRDALAPWDVTPSQARALAALTRHGVLRPGALAEHLRIAPRSATEVVDDLQARGLVERRPDPNDRRATLVALTAEGTRTGAAIRAARQAEADRFFAHLDPADRDQLARILRTLRG, encoded by the coding sequence GTGACCGAGGCGGACGGCGACGACGAGACCCTGGCCGAGGCGTTCTGGGGGGTGGCCCGCCGGCTGCGGCACCGCACCCGCGACGCCCTGGCGCCCTGGGACGTCACCCCCAGCCAGGCCCGCGCGCTCGCCGCCCTGACCCGGCACGGCGTGCTGCGGCCCGGCGCGCTCGCCGAGCACCTGCGCATCGCGCCCCGCTCCGCCACCGAGGTCGTCGACGACCTGCAGGCCCGAGGCCTGGTCGAGCGGCGGCCCGACCCGAACGACCGCCGGGCCACCCTGGTCGCGCTCACCGCCGAGGGCACCCGCACCGGCGCCGCCATCCGGGCCGCGCGGCAGGCCGAGGCGGACCGGTTCTTCGCCCACCTCGACCCGGCCGACCGCGACCAGCTCGCCCGGATCCTGCGTACCCTGCGCGGCTGA
- a CDS encoding ABC transporter ATP-binding protein, which produces MDSTPTGRDRGPRTVSAAEKAQARQVSLRRVAGLFTPHRGALGAVTAIIVASSVIAMASPFLLRHVIDEALPERDLTLLIWLVVGMVAVAAVTAVLGVVQTWISTRVGQQVMHRLRTDVFSHLQRQSLGFFTRTRTGEVQSRITNDIGGMQSVVTSTATGVASNLTTVVATAAAMVALSWRLSLVSLLVLPPAIWLTRRVAHLRREITARRQRELADLNVTVEEGLSVSGVQLAKTLGTGPALIERFTASSARLVDLELRSELAGRWRMASMTIVFAAIPAVIYLSAGLPGTAGTLSIGTLVAFTALQGGLFRPLMGLLNVGVSLTASLALFARIFEYLDLPVEVADPAEPVRLDPRTVRGEVRLEEVTFSYPGSDTAAVAGVSLDVPAGTGLALVGETGSGKSTLAALVSRLHDPSSGRVTIDGVDLRDLRLADLAAIVGVVSQETYLLHTTVRENLRYARPDATDAEIEAAARAARIHDLIAGLPDGYDTVVGSRGHRFSGGEKQRLAIARTLLRDPRVLILDEATSALDTETERAVQRAFDTLAEGRTTITIAHRLSTVRDADQIAVLDHGRIVESGTHDGLMDRNGRYATLAA; this is translated from the coding sequence TTGGATTCCACCCCCACCGGCCGCGACCGCGGCCCCCGCACCGTCAGCGCCGCGGAGAAGGCGCAGGCCCGGCAGGTGTCGCTGCGGCGCGTCGCCGGGTTGTTCACCCCGCACCGCGGCGCGCTCGGCGCCGTGACCGCGATCATCGTGGCCTCCTCGGTCATCGCGATGGCCTCGCCGTTCCTGCTCCGCCACGTGATCGACGAGGCCCTGCCGGAACGCGACCTGACCCTGTTGATCTGGCTGGTCGTCGGCATGGTCGCGGTGGCCGCCGTCACCGCCGTCCTCGGCGTGGTGCAGACCTGGATCTCCACCCGGGTCGGCCAGCAGGTGATGCACCGGCTGCGCACCGACGTGTTCAGCCACCTCCAGCGCCAGTCGCTGGGCTTCTTCACCCGCACCCGCACCGGCGAGGTGCAGTCCCGCATCACCAACGACATCGGCGGCATGCAGTCGGTGGTCACCTCCACGGCCACCGGCGTGGCGTCCAACCTGACCACCGTGGTCGCCACCGCGGCCGCCATGGTGGCGCTGTCGTGGCGGCTCTCGCTGGTCTCGCTGCTCGTCCTCCCGCCCGCGATCTGGCTGACCCGCCGGGTCGCCCACCTGCGCCGGGAGATCACCGCCCGACGCCAGCGGGAACTCGCCGACCTCAACGTCACCGTGGAGGAGGGGCTGTCGGTCAGCGGTGTGCAGCTGGCCAAGACGCTCGGCACCGGGCCGGCGCTGATCGAGCGGTTCACCGCCTCCTCGGCCCGCCTGGTCGACCTGGAGCTGCGCAGCGAGCTCGCCGGCCGCTGGCGGATGGCCTCGATGACCATCGTCTTCGCCGCCATTCCGGCGGTCATCTACCTCAGCGCCGGGCTGCCCGGCACCGCGGGCACGCTGAGCATCGGCACCCTGGTCGCCTTCACCGCGCTCCAGGGCGGGCTGTTCCGCCCGCTGATGGGCCTGCTCAACGTGGGTGTCTCGCTGACCGCGTCGCTGGCGCTCTTCGCGCGGATCTTCGAGTACCTGGACCTCCCGGTCGAGGTGGCCGACCCCGCCGAGCCGGTCCGGCTCGACCCGCGCACGGTCCGCGGCGAGGTACGCCTGGAGGAGGTCACCTTCAGCTACCCGGGCAGCGACACCGCCGCGGTCGCGGGGGTGTCCCTGGACGTGCCCGCCGGCACCGGCCTGGCGCTGGTCGGCGAGACCGGCTCCGGCAAGAGCACCCTCGCCGCGCTGGTCAGCCGGCTGCACGACCCGAGCAGCGGCCGGGTCACCATCGACGGCGTCGACCTGCGTGACCTGCGCCTGGCCGACCTGGCGGCGATCGTCGGCGTGGTCAGCCAGGAGACCTACCTGCTGCACACCACCGTGCGGGAGAACCTGCGCTACGCCCGGCCGGACGCTACCGACGCGGAGATCGAGGCCGCGGCCCGCGCCGCCCGGATCCACGACCTGATCGCCGGCCTGCCCGACGGGTACGACACGGTGGTCGGCTCCCGGGGCCACCGGTTCTCCGGCGGCGAGAAGCAGCGGCTTGCCATCGCCCGCACCCTGCTGCGCGACCCGCGCGTGCTGATCCTCGACGAGGCGACGAGCGCCCTGGACACCGAGACCGAACGGGCCGTGCAGCGGGCCTTCGACACGCTCGCCGAGGGGCGGACCACGATCACCATCGCGCACCGGCTCTCCACCGTGCGCGACGCCGACCAGATCGCGGTGCTCGACCACGGCAGGATCGTGGAGAGCGGCACCCACGACGGTCTGATGGACCGCAACGGCCGGTACGCCACCCTGGCCGCCTGA
- a CDS encoding NAD(P)H-dependent oxidoreductase — MTRIGIILGSTRPGRNGEAVAHWVLEAAKQRSDAEFELIDLLDHPLPHLDEAIPPSMGQYTQPHTLRWAETIAAFDGFVMVTPEYNHSTSGALKNAIDYLYAEWNNKAVGFVSYGSVGGTRAVEHLRLIAAELQMADVRAQVALSLFSDFENFSVFKPNPAHEGPLTTMLDQVVAWSTALAPLRNR; from the coding sequence ATGACCAGGATCGGCATCATCCTCGGCAGCACCCGCCCGGGCCGCAACGGCGAAGCCGTCGCCCACTGGGTCCTCGAGGCGGCCAAGCAGCGCTCGGACGCGGAGTTCGAGCTCATCGACCTGCTCGACCACCCGCTGCCGCACCTCGACGAGGCCATCCCGCCGTCGATGGGCCAGTACACCCAGCCGCACACGCTCCGCTGGGCCGAGACCATCGCCGCGTTCGACGGATTCGTGATGGTGACCCCGGAGTACAACCACTCCACCTCGGGCGCCCTCAAGAACGCCATCGACTACCTCTACGCCGAGTGGAACAACAAGGCCGTCGGCTTCGTGAGCTACGGCTCCGTCGGCGGCACCCGGGCCGTGGAGCACCTGCGCCTGATCGCCGCCGAGCTCCAGATGGCCGACGTGCGGGCCCAGGTGGCGCTGTCGCTCTTCAGCGACTTCGAGAACTTCAGCGTCTTCAAGCCGAACCCGGCCCACGAGGGCCCGCTCACCACCATGCTCGACCAGGTCGTGGCCTGGAGCACCGCGCTCGCTCCGCTGCGTAACCGCTGA
- a CDS encoding MarR family winged helix-turn-helix transcriptional regulator, translating into MSGTSAQPLRPLDPDEEALVRELVRVIYVLPRAIDADMVADRQLPFTEYLALMHLSEAPERHMRMSDLAAACQLSLSGMTRTVIRLETQGLVKRVRCEEDARGNNAVLTDAGLARLAESWPSHLASVRRRLLDHLQGLDLARLARAFQGVGTAD; encoded by the coding sequence ATGTCCGGCACCTCCGCGCAGCCCCTGCGGCCCCTCGATCCCGACGAGGAGGCGCTGGTCCGCGAACTGGTCCGGGTGATCTACGTCCTGCCCCGGGCGATCGACGCCGACATGGTCGCGGACCGGCAGTTGCCCTTCACCGAGTACCTGGCCCTGATGCACCTCTCGGAGGCGCCCGAGCGGCACATGCGGATGAGCGATCTCGCGGCGGCCTGCCAGCTCTCGCTGAGCGGCATGACCCGCACCGTGATCCGGCTCGAGACGCAGGGCCTGGTCAAGCGGGTCCGGTGCGAGGAGGACGCCCGCGGCAACAACGCCGTCCTGACCGACGCCGGCCTCGCCCGCCTGGCGGAGTCCTGGCCGAGTCACCTGGCCAGCGTGCGGCGGCGGCTCCTCGACCACCTCCAGGGCCTCGACCTCGCCCGGCTGGCCCGCGCGTTCCAGGGGGTCGGGACCGCCGACTGA
- a CDS encoding TetR family transcriptional regulator: MTLEPVDDTRSRILRAALDLFAEHGYQRTSLRQIGERLRLTKAAVLYHFPAKEHLLAALVEPLLSDLEKLLDAAEGRPTEQARWTVLEGWVDTMLAHRRPLGMLFHDIALITRGDTYHRLMRIAMRANEFIAGPDAGRRERVRAVQAVAMCSDPVVFFTDVSDEVLRADMLDGVRRLLTAPAPAADEVRSTPARRRPGRPRAMGHEQVEAARRMHAAGTHSVEAIAATLGVSRATVYRHLDATPTDIETV, encoded by the coding sequence GTGACCCTGGAGCCCGTGGACGACACCCGCAGCCGGATCCTGCGCGCCGCGCTCGACCTGTTCGCCGAGCACGGCTACCAGCGCACCTCGCTGCGGCAGATCGGCGAGCGCCTGCGGCTGACCAAAGCCGCGGTCCTGTACCACTTCCCGGCGAAGGAGCACCTGCTCGCGGCGCTGGTCGAGCCGCTGCTGTCCGATCTGGAGAAGCTGCTGGACGCGGCCGAGGGGCGGCCGACCGAGCAGGCACGATGGACGGTGCTCGAGGGCTGGGTGGACACCATGCTGGCCCACCGTCGGCCACTCGGCATGCTCTTCCACGACATCGCCCTGATCACGCGGGGCGACACCTACCACCGGCTGATGCGAATCGCGATGCGGGCCAACGAGTTCATCGCCGGCCCGGACGCCGGGCGCCGGGAACGGGTCCGGGCGGTGCAGGCGGTCGCGATGTGCAGCGACCCGGTCGTCTTCTTCACCGACGTGTCCGACGAGGTGCTCCGCGCGGACATGCTCGACGGCGTACGCCGGCTGCTGACCGCGCCCGCGCCGGCGGCCGACGAGGTCCGGTCGACGCCGGCCCGGCGACGGCCGGGGCGGCCCCGCGCGATGGGCCACGAGCAGGTCGAGGCGGCGCGCCGGATGCACGCCGCCGGCACCCACTCGGTGGAGGCCATCGCCGCGACGCTGGGCGTCTCCCGCGCCACCGTCTACCGCCACCTGGACGCGACGCCCACCGACATTGAGACGGTTTAG
- a CDS encoding ABC transporter ATP-binding protein, giving the protein MAVISVGNLVKTFGGIRALDGLDLRVEAGEVHGFLGPNGAGKSTTIRVLLGLLRRDSGEARVLDADPWRDAVRLHRRLAYVPGDVSLWPNLSGGEAIDLLGELRGGLDRRRRDELLNAFDLDPTRKCRTYSKGNRQKVAIVAAFASDVELYVLDEPTSGLDPLMEAVFQDEVRRIKRDGATVLLSSHVLAEVEALCDRVSIIREGRTVESGSLAELRHLTRTAVTVETARPVDGLDALPGVHAVREVDGRTHLEVEPAHLDELLGQLIRFGVRALTSTPPTLEELFLRHYGDERAADGPPSAERAADGRPSGGSRRAAVR; this is encoded by the coding sequence ATGGCCGTCATCTCGGTCGGAAACCTGGTCAAGACATTCGGCGGCATCCGGGCGCTCGACGGCCTCGACCTGCGGGTCGAGGCGGGGGAGGTGCACGGCTTCCTCGGGCCCAACGGCGCCGGGAAGTCCACCACCATCCGCGTCCTGCTCGGCCTGCTGCGCCGCGACTCCGGCGAGGCACGGGTGCTCGACGCCGATCCCTGGCGCGACGCGGTGCGCCTGCACCGCCGGCTGGCGTACGTGCCCGGCGACGTGAGCCTCTGGCCCAACCTCTCCGGCGGCGAGGCGATCGACCTGCTCGGCGAGCTGCGCGGCGGCCTCGACCGCCGCCGCCGCGACGAGCTGCTGAACGCCTTCGACCTGGACCCGACCCGCAAGTGCCGCACCTACTCCAAGGGCAACCGGCAGAAGGTCGCCATCGTCGCCGCCTTCGCCTCCGACGTCGAGCTGTACGTGCTCGACGAGCCCACCTCCGGCCTCGACCCGCTCATGGAGGCGGTGTTCCAGGACGAGGTCCGGCGGATCAAGCGGGACGGCGCGACCGTGCTGCTCTCCAGCCACGTGCTCGCCGAGGTCGAGGCGCTCTGCGACCGGGTCAGCATCATCCGCGAGGGCCGCACCGTCGAGTCCGGCAGCCTCGCCGAGCTGCGCCACCTCACGCGTACAGCCGTGACCGTGGAGACCGCCCGCCCGGTGGACGGCCTCGACGCGCTCCCCGGCGTCCACGCCGTACGCGAGGTCGACGGGCGTACCCACCTGGAGGTCGAGCCGGCGCACCTGGACGAGCTGCTCGGCCAGCTCATCCGCTTCGGCGTCCGCGCGCTCACCAGCACGCCGCCCACCCTGGAGGAGCTGTTCCTGCGCCACTACGGCGACGAGCGCGCCGCCGACGGGCCGCCGAGCGCCGAGCGCGCCGCCGACGGGCGCCCGAGCGGCGGGTCGCGGCGGGCGGCCGTCCGATGA
- a CDS encoding anibiotic ABC transporter has translation MSAFTGTRRLARLVLRRDRIRLAIWVLGTPLLGYALAGSVAGIYPDEAAREGYAATSASSLVARAFNGPIAGTDLGAVVVAETYVTLALIVALLSTFAVVRHTRQNEETGRAELIGASMVGRYAPLTAALLVVVATNVLAAALLAVAFAGGGLALAGSVAAAAAIGGVGIAFTGIAAVTAQLSVTSRGANALAAEAVGLSFVLRAAGDVLGDTSADGTRVDSAWPSWLSPLSWGNQIRAFVGERWWVLALPVALLLAAVALAYALAERRDLGAGLVAPRRGPATAAARLLSPAGLAWRLQRGTLLGWAIGVAVLGLSMGVAADEFNAMIEENPAAAEAISAMGGGADLVDAYLAAMLGLFALTIGAYVVQALLRVRADEADGVLEAALATAVSRSRWLGTQVLVAALGALALLLLAGVTTGLGHGLVAGDPLGRAADLGGAALLRLPALLVVAGVVTALFGLLPRWSVALSWTALLVFLLLGQLGAVLELPQAALNLSPYTHIPSVPAVDSAVAPLVVLTAVAAALLAAGVAAFRHRDVPS, from the coding sequence ATGAGCGCCTTCACCGGCACCCGCCGCCTGGCCCGGCTCGTGCTGCGCCGCGACCGGATCCGCCTCGCGATCTGGGTGCTCGGCACGCCCCTGCTCGGGTACGCCCTCGCGGGCAGTGTCGCCGGCATCTACCCGGACGAGGCCGCCCGCGAGGGCTACGCCGCGACCTCGGCGTCCAGCCTCGTCGCCCGCGCCTTCAACGGCCCCATCGCCGGCACCGACCTCGGCGCCGTGGTGGTCGCGGAGACGTACGTGACGCTGGCCCTGATCGTCGCCCTGCTGAGCACGTTCGCCGTCGTCCGGCACACCCGACAGAACGAGGAGACCGGCCGGGCGGAGCTGATCGGCGCCTCCATGGTCGGCCGGTACGCGCCGCTCACCGCCGCGCTGCTCGTCGTCGTCGCGACGAACGTGCTGGCCGCGGCGCTGCTCGCGGTCGCCTTCGCGGGCGGCGGCCTGGCCCTGGCCGGTTCCGTCGCGGCGGCCGCGGCGATCGGCGGCGTCGGGATCGCCTTCACCGGCATCGCCGCCGTCACCGCCCAGCTGTCCGTCACCTCCCGGGGCGCCAACGCGCTCGCCGCCGAGGCCGTCGGGCTCTCCTTCGTCCTGCGCGCCGCCGGCGACGTGCTCGGTGACACCAGCGCCGACGGCACCCGGGTGGACAGCGCCTGGCCGTCCTGGCTCTCCCCGTTAAGCTGGGGCAACCAGATCCGCGCCTTCGTCGGCGAGCGGTGGTGGGTGCTCGCCCTCCCCGTCGCGCTGCTGCTCGCCGCCGTGGCCCTCGCGTACGCCCTCGCCGAGCGGCGCGACCTCGGCGCCGGGCTGGTCGCGCCCCGGCGCGGCCCGGCCACCGCCGCGGCGCGGCTGCTCAGCCCGGCCGGCCTGGCCTGGCGGTTGCAGCGCGGCACGCTGCTCGGCTGGGCGATCGGCGTCGCCGTGCTCGGACTCTCGATGGGTGTGGCGGCCGACGAGTTCAACGCCATGATCGAGGAGAATCCGGCCGCGGCCGAGGCGATCAGTGCCATGGGCGGCGGCGCCGACCTGGTCGACGCGTACCTCGCCGCGATGCTCGGGCTCTTCGCGCTGACCATCGGCGCGTACGTCGTGCAGGCCCTCCTGCGGGTACGCGCCGACGAGGCCGACGGTGTGCTGGAGGCCGCCCTCGCCACCGCGGTGAGCCGCAGCCGCTGGCTCGGCACCCAGGTGCTCGTCGCGGCGCTCGGCGCCCTCGCCCTGCTGCTGCTCGCGGGCGTGACCACCGGCCTCGGTCACGGCCTCGTCGCCGGCGACCCGCTCGGCCGGGCGGCCGACCTCGGCGGCGCCGCCCTGCTGCGCCTGCCCGCTCTGCTCGTGGTGGCCGGCGTGGTGACCGCGCTGTTCGGCCTGCTGCCACGCTGGTCGGTGGCGCTGTCGTGGACGGCGCTGCTGGTGTTCCTCCTGCTCGGGCAGCTCGGCGCGGTGCTGGAGCTGCCGCAGGCGGCGCTGAACCTCTCGCCGTACACGCACATTCCGTCCGTGCCCGCGGTGGACTCGGCGGTCGCGCCGCTGGTGGTGCTCACGGCGGTGGCGGCGGCGCTGCTGGCTGCGGGCGTCGCCGCCTTCCGCCACCGCGACGTGCCGAGCTGA